The region TGCCCGGGGGCCTTTCATCATGCTCCGGGCCGCATCGAACAGCAGGAGCGATCCCAGTGCCCAGCGGTTCTGGACCTTGGGGAAGCGTGCGGTCGCCCAACTCGCCAGATCGGAAGAGAGCTCGAAAACCTCTTCGGCGAGGGAAAGTCCTTCCACACCGCCGTATTTCGCGAGGTCTGCTTCAATGCGCGGGTCCTGCGGCTCGCCGCCGCCCGGGCTGAGCCGGTCCGTTGCCGGCTCGCTGAACTGCTGGCTGGTTTCGAGGTGGCCGATGACACCGCTGGACTGGTCCTGCAGGGCCACCATCAGCGACTGCAGCCGGTCAAGCGTGCTTGTAGGTGCGAGCACCCGGAGTTTTACATGTGCGTTGGCCGGATCCGAGCACCGCGTGAAATACCAGCGCTGCGCGCCCAGGAGCTGGGCCTGAGCCGCCAGCGGGGTAACCAGTTCTCCGATGATGCCGTCCGCTACATCAAAGCCCCCGGTATGAATGGAGAGCGACCACCAATGAGTGCCCGGTTGCGTCCGTGAGGCTGGTCGAACTGCAGCTAGCTGGCTCATATGCGTCTTTCCCCTCGGGGTGCGGTTACCGCCACTGGGCGGCCTTTCAGTGTTCTAGTGTTCGAGTTACTTGTCTATGGCCCCTTGGGGGCCTCAGTTAGAACCAATCCCAGCTCTTCATGATTGCTATCCCCCTTGGGTCTTGGGCTGTTGCTCAGCCGGCGCCTTGATTGACTCCGAAAGCTTCCCCCGCCGCTGCACGGCCTGTAAATAGCCTCCGCTGCCCGGTTCCTGACATGTCCGGATGTGGACCCTCGGGGTTCCTTATCCCTATTGCAGCCGGGACGGAAAGCCCCATGGCCTGAGGTTTTCCGCGGCAGGAACTTTGCACCGCCGCCGTTGGCATTAACCGGCCATGTCCTGCATTCCAAAGTGTGTTGCGGTCACAAAACACTTTTGTCACATGCGGCCCGGAAACCGGGCCCGCTGGGTAGGGTAGCTGTGGGGGCTACAGCTGATGCTTTGAAAGGATTCGCCGTGCTGTCTCAGGTTTCGCTCGACGTCTACCGCTTTGCCGTGAGCCGTCCGGGGTGGACGGCGAAGGAGGCTTCCGAGGCCTTGGGGTACACCAGCAAGGTAATCGACGGCGCCATCTCCGAACTGACCGCAAGCTGCCTGCTGCTGCAGCAGGGCGCGGACTGCCCGAGCTACACGGCGGTTTCTCCTGATGTTGCCCTCGCGGAACTGGTGGATCCGGACGAACGGACCCTGCTGGAACTGCGCGGAAGAATCAGCACCCGCCGGCGGGAAATGGCGGCATTGACCCCGGCCTATGTCGAGGCACGCAAGCGCCTGGCGGCCGATTCCTCGGTGGAGGTGGTCGAGGACCAGGAGAAAGTCCAGCGGGTACTGATCGAGTACGGGCGCAGCGCCACCGACCGTGTGCTGATCGCCCGTCCGGGACAGGGTGCCAACGCAGACATCCATGAGGAAAGCGTGCAGAAGGACCTGGATCTCCTGCGCAGCGGCGTCCGCCGGCAAACGCTGTACCACGCAAGCACGCGGGACCATGTGCCCACCCGCAAAGCCGTGGAAGTTATTACCCAAGCAGGAGGGCAGTTCCGCACCCTTCCCTACATGCCGCTGAGAACACTGATCTTCGATGACAAAGTGGCGGTGGTGGCCCGCGATCTGCACCCCGGCGACGTTGCCGGGCTGGTAGTGCGGGATACCAACCTGATCCGTATCTTCGGGTTGCTCTTCGAGTTTGCGTGGGGCTTGGCGGAGCCCTTCCTGATTGACGACCCCAGCAGGGAGGGCCTTACCAGCACCCAGCGGTCCGTCCTCACGGCACTGGCGGCCGGTTATTCGGATGAGGCCATTGCCCGACGGGTTGGCATCAGTGTGCGGACCTGCCGCCGCCACATCGCCTGGATGCTGGAGGAGCTGGGTGCGGAGAGCCGGTTCCAGGCCGGGATCAAGGCCCACAAGGCCGGCTGGATCTAAGGCTCCGCCGGTTGATCGGGTTCAGCCGGACCCGGAGTGCCCGGCATTGGTGTACTAAACAGCCGTTGCCTGACGGTCAACTATTGGGGTTAGCATGGGTGGCATGACCCGCGAGGAATTCTCCGATGCCGTAGAACTGCCCGTTGACACCATGGCTGCTTTGGAGCGCGCCGCCGGCTCCCATCGCCACGAGGTGCTGTTCTCCAACCGCGCCTTCCACATCAAGCAGTCCGCGGTACGGGATGTCTTCGACATTTCCATCCGTCCGGGCCTGATTTCCCTGGCAGGCGGGAGTCCCTATCTGCGTTCGCTCCCCCTGGAAGACCTCGGCCGGACCGCCCAGCGCATTATTGCGGAACACGGGCTGGAGGCGCTGCAGTACGGCGGCGGGCAGGGGATGGAAGAGCTGCGCACGCAGGCATGCGAGGTCATGGCTGCGGAGGGCATCCTCGACGCCGATCCGGCCGACATCGTCATCACCACCGGCTCGCAGTCCGCGCAGGATGTCGCAGCCAAGGTCTTCTGCGATCCGGGAGACGTCATCCTCTGCGAGGATCCCACGTACGTAGGGGCGCTGAATGCCTTCGAGGCCTATGA is a window of Arthrobacter sp. zg-Y1171 DNA encoding:
- a CDS encoding lantibiotic dehydratase C-terminal domain-containing protein; translated protein: MSQLAAVRPASRTQPGTHWWSLSIHTGGFDVADGIIGELVTPLAAQAQLLGAQRWYFTRCSDPANAHVKLRVLAPTSTLDRLQSLMVALQDQSSGVIGHLETSQQFSEPATDRLSPGGGEPQDPRIEADLAKYGGVEGLSLAEEVFELSSDLASWATARFPKVQNRWALGSLLLFDAARSMMKGPRASAWPDRRRLSWDYYWDSHLRSCTAGFGPRAAGVRQAMTVQVGAKVMPTHRLMAATAAESAVENWRRRWFRGIDTYLYRADKARLSRSAQHLTVYQAHMLLNRLGLSLREEAAMGLYARTWSPERESVLLDKR
- a CDS encoding helix-turn-helix transcriptional regulator, which encodes MLSQVSLDVYRFAVSRPGWTAKEASEALGYTSKVIDGAISELTASCLLLQQGADCPSYTAVSPDVALAELVDPDERTLLELRGRISTRRREMAALTPAYVEARKRLAADSSVEVVEDQEKVQRVLIEYGRSATDRVLIARPGQGANADIHEESVQKDLDLLRSGVRRQTLYHASTRDHVPTRKAVEVITQAGGQFRTLPYMPLRTLIFDDKVAVVARDLHPGDVAGLVVRDTNLIRIFGLLFEFAWGLAEPFLIDDPSREGLTSTQRSVLTALAAGYSDEAIARRVGISVRTCRRHIAWMLEELGAESRFQAGIKAHKAGWI